From a region of the Georgenia yuyongxinii genome:
- a CDS encoding dihydrofolate reductase family protein: MGTVIYSLSMSLDGFVETPSRSLDWVQVDEELHSFFNEQSRKVTTSLYGRRMYELMAGYWPTAPSDPDASPVEREFAEIWAQTPKVVFSSTLREVGWNSRLVRGDPVEEVRRLKADPAAVIDVGGPALAGTLIRAGLVDEYGVAVHPVVLGAGTPYLPALDQRLGLRLLETRNFASGVVFLRYAAETTTDAAAERTTGAATAEPDPS, translated from the coding sequence ATGGGCACCGTGATCTACTCGCTGTCGATGTCGCTCGACGGGTTCGTAGAGACGCCGAGCCGGTCGCTGGACTGGGTCCAGGTGGACGAGGAGCTGCACTCGTTCTTCAACGAGCAGTCCCGGAAGGTGACCACCTCCCTGTACGGGCGGCGGATGTACGAGCTCATGGCGGGGTACTGGCCGACGGCACCGTCTGACCCGGACGCCAGCCCGGTGGAGCGCGAGTTCGCCGAGATCTGGGCCCAGACGCCGAAGGTCGTGTTCTCCTCGACCCTGCGGGAGGTCGGGTGGAACAGCCGGCTCGTCCGGGGTGACCCGGTCGAGGAAGTGCGGCGGCTGAAGGCCGATCCCGCTGCGGTCATCGACGTCGGCGGCCCCGCGCTTGCCGGCACCCTGATCCGTGCCGGGCTGGTCGACGAGTACGGCGTCGCCGTGCACCCGGTGGTGCTCGGCGCGGGCACGCCCTACCTCCCGGCATTGGACCAACGGCTCGGGCTGCGGCTGCTCGAGACCCGGAACTTCGCCTCGGGTGTGGTCTTCCTGCGCTACGCGGCGGAGACGACGACGGACGCGGCAGCGGAGAGGACGACGGGAGCGGCGACGGCGGAGCCCGACCCGAGCTGA